A part of Clarias gariepinus isolate MV-2021 ecotype Netherlands chromosome 14, CGAR_prim_01v2, whole genome shotgun sequence genomic DNA contains:
- the muc13b gene encoding mucin-13b, translating to MAVIKQLLSLGLLALLVVINIKDGSTTTTTTLAPGPCASNPCPLDSTCQELLSNYTCLCRPGLFYDETQKSCNLAKTFPSSFTIIQDFEPEMGNINSEIFQKIANDIVNTENVFYYCVTSMCRKGSIIADVQNFFSVKSDVNKTFVEGKLQEATNIPNGILTGAQSEVKDVCAIDYCDAQSTKCSPQNGLATCSCVDGYIQLTATQQACIPCPSGEQAVDSKTCKPCGFGYSGFNCQESYLLILVVVACVLGALLLGTLIGLAVMFSRSKKTSKNPEKNTPGGTLEFNKPVGITRIPRANPNSVSQPNSLEMTDSGSRYALVSSMWESDYNDDAKSFKNQAPSRTGYGARPTRNPYVDVYEDRNQRF from the exons ATGGCTGTAATTAAGCAGCTCTTGAGCTTAGGTTTACTGGCTCTACTTGTGG TTATCAACATTAAAGATGGAAGCACAACTACTACCACTACACTTGCACCAG GTCCCTGTGCCTCAAACCCTTGTCCTTTGGACAGCACCTGTCAAGAGCTCCTAAGTAATTACACATGTTTGTGTCGACCTGGATTGTTCTATGATGAAACACAAAAATCCTGTAATCTAG CAAAGACTTTCCCAAGTAGTTTTACAATAATTCAGGACTTCGAACCAGAAATGGGAAACATAAACTCAGAAATATTTCAAAAAATAGCAAATGACATTGTTAACACG gaaaatgttttttattactgtgtCACGTCAATGTGCAGAAAAGGCAGTATAATTGCAGATGTGCAGAATTTCTTCAGTGTCAAATCGGAtgtgaataaaacatttgtagAGGGTAAATTACAAGAAGCGACAAACATTCCAAATGGAATTCTAACAGGTGCCCAGTCTGAGG TAAAAGATGTGTGTGCAATTGACTATTGTGatgcacaaagcacaaagtGTTCCCCCCAAAATGGTCTAGCGACATGTTCTTGTGTAGACGGCTATATCCAATTGACAGCAACACAACAGGCATGCATTC CCTGCCCCAGTGGTGAACAAGCAGTGGATTCTAAAACATGTAAACc ATGTGGTTTTGGATACTCTGGTTTCAACTGCCAAGAAT CGTACCTCTTAATTCTGGTTGTGGTCGCCTGTGTTTTGGGTGCACTTCTACTCGGCACTCTCATAGGCCTTGCAGTTATGTTTTCGAG GTCCaagaaaacaagcaaaaatccagaaaaaaataCCCCGGGTGGTACTCTGGAGTTTAATAAACCTGTAGGAATAACCAGGATCCCACGGGCTAACCCTAATTCTGTGTCGCAACCAAACAGTCTGGAGATGACAGACAGTGGAAGCAGATATGCCCTTGTGTCATCG ATGTGGGAATCTGACTACAATGATGATGCAAAGAGCTTCAAGAACCAGGCGCCCTCTAGAACAGGGTATGGAGCCAGGCCCACACGGAACCCCTACGTTGATGTATATGAGGACAGAAATCAGAGATTCTGA